Proteins from a genomic interval of Oncorhynchus nerka isolate Pitt River linkage group LG13, Oner_Uvic_2.0, whole genome shotgun sequence:
- the LOC115139344 gene encoding cdc42 effector protein 2-like has translation MPLYLKSATMRWPRKQKRRELLSVNMISLPLGDFRHLSHIGLDAHGDTFGDLAAFHRTGSLILHSSQSHQDLYCKGTSPAPPKPPRLLSPEEMDAQSAEARTLPQAFRHNKCHSLPLLDDVEVVEHDGLYQREEVKQEQEEEGGLTMGPDGFELNAAPQQVPCPPVEASPVVEEDSSFALNLDLGPSILEDVLQVMDQLYQ, from the coding sequence ATGCCTCTGTACTTAAAATCGGCCACGATGCGCTGGCCCCGCAAGCAGAAGCGCCGTGAGCTTCTGTCAGTCAACATGATCAGCCTACCACTGGGCGACTTCCGTCACCTCTCCCACATCGGATTGGATGCCCACGGTGATACCTTCGGCGACCTCGCAGCCTTTCACCGGACTGGTAGTCTCATCCTCCACAGCTCTCAAAGCCACCAGGACCTCTACTGCAAAGGGACCTCCCCAGCCCCACCCAAGCCCCCACGACTCCTCAGCCCAGAAGAGATGGATGCACAGTCTGCCGAAGCCAGAACCCTTCCCCAGGCTTTCAGGCACAATAAGTGCCACTCCCTGCCTTTACTGGATGATGTGGAGGTGGTGGAGCATGACGGGTTGTACCAACGAGAGGAGGTAAAGCAGgagcaggaagaggagggagggttaactATGGGTCCGGATGGATTTGAATTGAATGCGGCCCCCCAGCAGGTTCCTTGTCCCCCAGTGGAGGCCTCTCCAGTGGTCGAGGAAGACTCATCTTTTGCCCTGAACCTTGACCTGGGGCCATCCATATTAGAAGATGTCCTGCAGGTGATGGACCAGCTTTACCAGTGA